The nucleotide window CTTCGGGTAAAGCAAATTTCATTGTTTTCGGAGGAGTTTCCTCTGAAGAACAAGCAATAAAAAAGGAGAGGAGATTAAAGAATAAAAACATCATTGACCAGTGATTTTTCGGTTTCATATTTTGAGTTTATCTGGATCTTATCAGCAATTGACCGCTTAGTCTTCATGCTGATTGCCATTCACTCAAAAGAACAATTGACTGAATAAGAAAGGGTAAATAATTAGCGGAATTTACTTTTCTGTTGGTTTTTAGGGGCTTTTACTGTTCGATTTGGAGTTAGATACAGCCCCTTTTGTGGTTGTTTCCAAATGGTTTTTTGCATTGTTCTTTGTCTGCAGGTGATAACACCAGCAGAGGCTGGAGGGTAAATAATTAGAGGAATTTACCTTTCTGTTGTTCTTTGTCTGCTGGTGATAACACCAGCAGAGGCTGGAGTTCTTCTTCGGTAAATACTTCCGGATTTTCACCTTTGTGATCGTACTTGATGATCTTCCATGAGGGCTGATCAAAATTGGGAACGTCGCTGACATAGACCTGATGACCTTCGGGTAGTGCAAATTTCATTGTTGTCGGAGGAGTTTCCTCTGAAGAACAAGCAATAAAAAAGGAGAGGAGATTAAAGAATAAAAACATCATTGACCTGTGATTTTCCGGTTTCATATTTTGAGTTTATCTGGATCATATCAGCAATTGACCGCCTGGTCTTCGTGCTGATTGCCATTCACTCAAAAGAACAATTGACTGAATAAGAAAGGGTAAATAATTAGCGGAATTTACCTTTCTGTTGGTTTTTAGGGCCTATTTAATGTTCGATTTGGCGTTAACGACCACCTCATTTGGAGTCGTTTTCTTGCATTGTTCTTTGTCTGCAGGTGATAACACCAGCAGAGGCTGGTATTTAAAAGATTTTGTGAATTACCCTTTACCGCCTCGTTTGGAGTTATCTCCAAATGATTTTCTTGTATTGTCCTTTGGCTGAAGGTGATAACATCAGTGAAAGTGGAGATTATTTTTCTACTGCTTCTAAGTGCCTTTTTCTGAATTCGAGCGGTGATACACCAGTCTTTTGTTTGAAATATTTATTGAAAGAGACTTTGTTGTTGAAGCCGGAAGCGATCGCAATGCCCATGATCTTTTCCTGATGTTTCGTCGGGTCTTGTAATAGCTGCATAGATTCTTCCACTCGCAATTCATTGATCAGTACACTGAAGGACTTACCCAAATGCTGATTCAGGGCCTGGGATATGTGATGCCGGGGAATCGACAGTTCCTTAGACAGCAAATCAATAGAATAGTCATTGTCCAGAAATCGACGTTGGACAACAATATGGTCAACGATTTCATCGCTGATGAGGTGTTCATGCGCTTTACTGAGTGAGCTTTTTTCATAGGATTGGCGGCTCCGCAATTGAATGGGTTTAAGTTGATTGAGATAGGCTACTGAGAAAATACTGGCACTGATCATTACCGATAGCACATAGTCAATCTCAGGTGTGATCAGTGAGGTTAAAGCAAGTGCGGAGTATGCCAGACGTCCGCAGAAATACAGGACAAAAAGTAGGCTAATGGTTTTCAATAGCCGTTGTTCGCTTCTTAGAACCTGTAAGAACAACCAACCACCATAGCATAAGAACTGCCCGTTTTCTACAGTCAGATAAACCAACCGGTACCAACGCTGTATTGGTGTATTTTGAGTTGCTGAAGTTCCTGTTTCTGATGTGGTCAGCGCTGTAATTAAGGCGATGGAAAAGAAAATCAAAAAGGGGAGGAAGTGCCAGCCTTGTTTTTTGTTGAATTGGAAAGTCGAGGATTGCAGGCTTTTAACAAAGCAGTAGATCATTGGCGCCAACAGAAAGTCTAACGTCCCTGCGATCAGGCCTATGCTGCGAAATCCGGTTTGATACAGCCCCTGCCAGAAAGCGATCCAATGCAATAGGATCAGGGCGAATGTGCCAAATATCACCGCGAGTAATTTGAAGGCATGTCCTGCTTGATTTGATCGCCAAAAAACCAGCGAAAGCACAATGCCTTGTGCTGCAGCGGCGAAAAAAATCAAATGAACTACCTCATGGATTTGCATGTGCCATTCTCTTCATTGACTACTTACTTGAATCGACTATGAATGCTCGAATACCGTCATTGCGAGGCCAGATTATAACAAAACTGCTATAGGCCGAAGCAATCTTAATTAGGTTTATTAAAGACTGCCGCACCTGTCCTGCCGCTTATCCCGCACAAGCAGGTTCGCAGTGACGATAGGGACGGTTTGGAGTATTCGCTTATCGAACTCAGACTACTAAGATCAGCAATATCAAGCAAGAATAATTGTCTTTTGGTGATAGATTTTAGTGATCGTAAAACTCACCTATATGAAATTACAATTACAAGACGGGTTACCCCCTTGATAATGCTTAGTACAAAAAAAGAGGGCACCAGGCCCTCTATTCTCTCAACTATTGGATAGCTCTTAATTACTGATTCTGGTTTTAGTTGTGGTTACTTCGCCATTGCTGCGAATGGTTTTTACCACATATATGTCATTGGATAGGCCTTGCATCGCTACTTCTACTCCTTTAGGAGTGAGTGACTCAACTACTTCTCCACCCATGTTGTAGATGATTACCTTTTCTACGTCTTCATAATAAGGCACAATTAGTTTATTGACCCCTTGAGCAGAGATAAGTACCGGATCAATTACTTCTTCCCATTCTGCCGCACGACCTGGCGTGCCACTAACGGTAATAAATTTGCTTCTGACCGAGGATTGTCCACATGAATTTTTTGCATAAACATATAATGTTCCTCCTCCCATTCCGGAGGAAGTGTTAACAAAAACAGTCTTGCTCGCATTAAAACCGCTACCTAATGAGAATGGGCCTGTCACGGACCATTCCCACCATCTATTAGCGTTTCCTGCACTTCCTGGGTAGATACTATACGTTGAATAATCACCATAACTTGAACCCACACTTGACGGACCGGCAATATTGCCGAATATGGATGGGCTGGGAATGTTGACCGTTCTGCTTACCGGATTAGAAGGGCATGCACCATTGCCGATGACAGTTCCGGTGATACTGCATGAGCCATTGTATGGCTGAATTACAACGGAAGGACCAGTGGTTGATCCAATAATGGAGCCTCCAGTCACTGTCCAGGAATAATTCGATGCGTTTGCCGCACTTGTACTCATGGTGTATCTGTGATGCTGAGAATAACCAAGAGATATAGGACTAGGTGTCCCGACTGTGGGGTTCAGTGGGGCAATAGTGACTGTCTCAGTAAAACTAGCACTGTTTCCATTCCACGTGTAATTAATGGTCATGCTTGTGGTTCTTATACCACAATTGGCCTGTGAGAATTGCACCGTAACTCCCGCTAGATTCGGGGTGTCCTCTTGCTCTACATTAAATCCAGTAATAAAATTTCCGGATACTGAAGTGATCACAAGTGTTCCGCTAACGGCGCCCAATGAGTACAGTTGCTCATCATCAACATTAGTAAAATCACCGCCCAGACAAACCACTCCTTGGCATTGTCCATTTGCCTGCATACTCAATGCAATGACAAAAAATAAGAGTAATAGCTTTTTCATTAGAAATTCGTTTTGTTTTTATAAGATAATTGTTTCAGGGTTGCGTAGTTGAGACCACAACCTTACTTGAAAGATACAAAAATTTCTTAGAATAACACATACATATATCAACTGTGTTTTAATTATCAATTGATCATAACGATTTTGATAATCCATTTATCATAATGCATATTTGAGCAACTCCAGATAAGGATCTCCTTCAATGCCTAGTAGTTGTGCGAACGCTATTTCTGTCGAGAAGCCTTGTTCCTTTAATTCGATTACTTGTTTTTTGAAAGACGGTCCTTTCTGTTGCAGTGTCTCATACTCTTTGACCATGTGCCGGTAAGCCATTTGTTCGATCACAGGAAGAGCCTGGCCGAAGATCTCTATTTCGTATGCCTCTTGTCGGAAGTTGATAATAATCGTTGGTAATCCCTGTTTCTTCGTTTTTCGAATCACAAATCCGGCATGGTGATTGTACCGCGTCATGATCAATTTTTCGAAAGCTGGTTCATCCTTTACTTCACAGATCACATCCAAATCACTGCTAGAGATGTCGACCTCAATGGGAATGGTTCCGGTCAAGACTGGATCGAAAGGAGCCAATGTGGCAAATATCTCCAATTTCTGAAGTGTATTGTACGCATGTTGCTGTCGATTATTTCCCATTTGCAAATAGGAGGGATCTTTAAAATTAGTGATCATCTTCAACGGGTATGGAAAATGTTGCGTTACAAATTCATACTTTAGTACCTTCTAACCCGGAAATTAACGAATTCGATGAAAGCTCGCCTCCTTCTACTCACCTTGCTGCCTTTTTACTTGTTTGGACAATCCACAGTCATTAAAGATGTAAACCTGTTGGATGTAGAAAAACGCAAGGTGCTGAAAAATATGTCCGTGAAAATCACCGATGGTAAGATTACTCAGATGGACCAGCTTAAGAAAATGAGCATTGACACGGGAGATTCGATCATAGACGGAACCGGGAAGTATCTCATCCCTGGTTTGATGGATACACATATTCATTTTTTTCAGTCCGGTGGTATTTACACCCGACCGGATGCCTTGGATTTGACCCATGTATTTTCTTATGAGGAGGAAATTCAATTTGCCAAAGACAATGCGGTGGACTACTTGAAGCGATATTTACGAAATGGCATCACGACAGTGATGGATGTAGGTGGTCCACTTTGGAATTATGAGGTAAGAGATTCGTTGGCAGAAAATTCCCTTTCACCAAATGTGTTGGTGACCGGCCCTCTTTTTTCCATGGTATCACGCCCGCAACTGGATAAAGGAGACCCACCGATCATACAAGTCACTACCAAAGAAGAAGTATTACAGCTATTCAATCAACAATTACCCTACCGACCTGACTTCATGAAAGTATGGTATGTGGTAACGCCGGATCTTCCTGCTGAAAAATCATATCCATTGGTTGCCTATCTCGGAGAGTTGTGCCGAGAAAATAACTTGAAGCTAGCCGTTCACGCGACCCAATTGGAAACAGCTAAGCTCGCAGTGAAAGCAGGTGCCAACATACTGGTACATAGTATCGATGATGTATTGATACCGCAGGAATTCATTAG belongs to Cytophagales bacterium and includes:
- a CDS encoding helix-turn-helix domain-containing protein; amino-acid sequence: MQIHEVVHLIFFAAAAQGIVLSLVFWRSNQAGHAFKLLAVIFGTFALILLHWIAFWQGLYQTGFRSIGLIAGTLDFLLAPMIYCFVKSLQSSTFQFNKKQGWHFLPFLIFFSIALITALTTSETGTSATQNTPIQRWYRLVYLTVENGQFLCYGGWLFLQVLRSEQRLLKTISLLFVLYFCGRLAYSALALTSLITPEIDYVLSVMISASIFSVAYLNQLKPIQLRSRQSYEKSSLSKAHEHLISDEIVDHIVVQRRFLDNDYSIDLLSKELSIPRHHISQALNQHLGKSFSVLINELRVEESMQLLQDPTKHQEKIMGIAIASGFNNKVSFNKYFKQKTGVSPLEFRKRHLEAVEK
- a CDS encoding DUF4269 domain-containing protein, which gives rise to MITNFKDPSYLQMGNNRQQHAYNTLQKLEIFATLAPFDPVLTGTIPIEVDISSSDLDVICEVKDEPAFEKLIMTRYNHHAGFVIRKTKKQGLPTIIINFRQEAYEIEIFGQALPVIEQMAYRHMVKEYETLQQKGPSFKKQVIELKEQGFSTEIAFAQLLGIEGDPYLELLKYAL